The Chryseobacterium sp. 52 genome includes a region encoding these proteins:
- a CDS encoding DoxX family protein — MKSKGRKVMYWLLTVIVAIVFVGSAMAKLMSSEQSKEMVTTLGGERHVVILGILELFIAGLWIFSRTAIVGALLAIAYLGGATAVHFVSNQPVIIPVILQVIVWIAVFYRFPELWQRLFPEMEKRDIKSVL; from the coding sequence ATGAAGAGTAAAGGGAGAAAAGTTATGTACTGGCTGCTAACGGTAATTGTAGCCATTGTTTTTGTGGGAAGTGCAATGGCAAAGTTGATGAGCAGCGAGCAGTCCAAAGAAATGGTAACAACATTAGGCGGCGAAAGGCATGTCGTGATATTGGGGATATTGGAATTGTTCATTGCAGGTCTCTGGATTTTTTCAAGAACAGCTATTGTGGGAGCTTTATTAGCTATTGCTTATTTGGGAGGGGCAACCGCAGTTCATTTTGTAAGTAATCAGCCAGTGATAATACCTGTGATTCTTCAGGTTATCGTTTGGATTGCTGTATTCTATCGTTTTCCTGAATTGTGGCAACGTCTTTTTCCGGAGATGGAAAAAAGGGATATTAAATCTGTATTATAA
- a CDS encoding type VI secretion system Vgr family protein, producing MFQEEKNLSKKGLDSSKIDIAGTIGEAAQIKDSQKIASQIKTVSDTAQSFMNKPLQQNAPTVVENKVWAKQPTSNIFNAAAIPENAIAGINRVVKLEIFVEGKQIKFFKHFKLVQSAVKHHEFDLTLAHDTLGSAENHNLEEAQSFLGKRITVVFKYKDVEEGPERNFVGVITQVGFDQDKGSLGNIILTGYSPTKLLDSAPHTQSFGGKQEISLNNIADHVIKEGLGASKFDVRVDSQYGNISYSSQYDETHYNYLSRMAEAYGEQFFYDGEVLHFGKLPPQQKPVKLIYGSSVADVKIKMKAQHVKPSFYGYNSSKNEKLTTGSSKINHTSDIARRAYEISEKTFITPSLSIAPIKASKVMDIDASQKGAAGSNSVDVFTTSGTTSVPFLYPGCTADIEMRKPDTNETSYFTKLMMTEVSHEVDARGYYTGTFEAIAADTGFMPRPDFHYPKAEPQFAKIISNTDPLNQGRVQVQFDWQNGPDTTEFIRVMTPDGGSSDKVSKNRGFMAIPEVDDQIMINFVHQHPDRPFVMGGMFHGGAGGGGGQGNNIKSLSSKSGHTVSLDDAGAITIRDKSGGNVITVDGTNTISAVASKKISLDNGKSSIVIEDETITIHAKNINIVADTIVSMGSGKAGIELSSKENVAALSGVTVTTSGSKEVQITGKETSISGNKISMSGEGETIITGGLVKLNS from the coding sequence ATGTTTCAAGAAGAAAAGAATCTGTCTAAGAAGGGACTGGATTCGTCTAAAATAGATATAGCAGGAACTATTGGGGAAGCAGCCCAGATTAAAGATTCCCAAAAGATAGCATCACAAATAAAAACCGTAAGTGATACGGCTCAAAGCTTTATGAATAAGCCTTTGCAGCAAAATGCCCCAACGGTTGTCGAAAATAAAGTATGGGCAAAACAACCCACCTCAAACATTTTTAACGCCGCAGCAATACCGGAAAATGCTATTGCAGGAATAAACCGGGTAGTTAAACTTGAAATTTTTGTTGAAGGGAAACAGATCAAATTTTTCAAACATTTTAAACTCGTTCAAAGCGCAGTTAAACACCATGAATTTGATCTCACCCTTGCTCACGATACCCTTGGAAGCGCTGAAAATCATAACCTGGAAGAAGCCCAGAGCTTTCTGGGAAAAAGAATTACCGTTGTCTTCAAATATAAAGACGTAGAAGAAGGCCCTGAGAGAAACTTTGTAGGAGTCATTACGCAGGTTGGATTTGATCAGGATAAAGGAAGCCTCGGAAATATCATCCTTACAGGTTATAGTCCTACCAAGCTGCTGGATTCTGCTCCTCATACCCAAAGCTTTGGAGGGAAGCAGGAAATAAGCCTTAACAATATTGCTGACCACGTCATAAAAGAAGGCCTGGGAGCCAGCAAATTTGATGTCAGAGTAGACTCGCAATATGGAAATATTTCCTATAGCTCTCAGTATGATGAAACCCATTACAATTATTTGTCAAGAATGGCTGAGGCCTATGGAGAACAGTTTTTTTATGACGGTGAAGTGCTGCATTTCGGAAAACTGCCCCCTCAGCAAAAACCTGTAAAACTTATTTACGGAAGCAGCGTAGCTGATGTCAAGATCAAAATGAAAGCCCAGCATGTGAAACCTTCTTTTTACGGATATAACAGCAGTAAAAATGAAAAACTAACTACAGGAAGTTCAAAAATTAACCATACCTCAGATATTGCCAGGCGGGCTTACGAGATCTCAGAAAAGACATTTATAACTCCATCATTGAGCATAGCCCCCATAAAGGCATCCAAAGTAATGGACATTGATGCATCTCAGAAAGGAGCCGCAGGAAGTAATTCGGTGGATGTTTTTACGACTTCCGGAACGACTTCGGTTCCTTTTCTATATCCGGGATGTACTGCTGATATCGAAATGCGTAAACCAGACACTAATGAAACCTCTTATTTTACAAAACTCATGATGACAGAAGTTAGCCATGAGGTAGATGCAAGAGGATATTATACAGGAACTTTTGAAGCCATTGCTGCCGATACCGGATTTATGCCGAGACCAGACTTCCATTATCCTAAAGCAGAGCCACAATTTGCAAAGATCATTTCAAATACAGACCCTTTAAACCAGGGACGTGTGCAGGTACAGTTCGACTGGCAGAATGGTCCTGATACCACAGAATTTATCCGGGTAATGACTCCCGATGGAGGAAGCAGCGATAAAGTAAGTAAAAACCGGGGATTTATGGCCATCCCTGAAGTAGATGACCAGATAATGATCAATTTTGTCCACCAGCATCCGGACCGTCCTTTTGTAATGGGCGGAATGTTTCATGGTGGAGCAGGAGGCGGAGGCGGACAGGGCAATAACATCAAAAGCCTTAGCAGTAAAAGCGGTCATACCGTAAGTCTTGACGATGCCGGTGCCATAACAATAAGAGACAAATCAGGAGGAAATGTAATCACAGTAGATGGTACGAATACCATTTCCGCAGTAGCCAGTAAGAAAATTTCACTGGACAACGGAAAATCATCAATTGTTATTGAAGATGAAACGATTACCATTCATGCTAAAAATATTAATATCGTGGCTGATACCATTGTTTCTATGGGAAGTGGTAAAGCAGGAATAGAATTGAGTTCAAAAGAGAATGTCGCAGCTTTAAGCGGGGTTACAGTCACGACCTCCGGAAGCAAAGAAGTTCAGATTACCGGAAAAGAAACAAGCATCAGTGGAAACAAAATTTCGATGAGCGGAGAGGGGGAAACGATAATTACAGGCGGTTTAGTAAAACTGAATTCATAA